Proteins from a single region of Chryseomicrobium sp. FSL W7-1435:
- a CDS encoding FAD-dependent oxidoreductase, whose protein sequence is MRTLLLVGAGHAHLHIIRAWLREPIPNWQLVVLSSSPYQYYSGMFSGFAEGIYEEAETRISLVPFCRIAKAVFYEETVVKIDAKEKVVYGKTGESYAYELVSFDIGSRIAIPDGFQTHSPTVKPAHKMMEAVQTFRETQHPVVVGGGAAASEMALSIQQWRLANKFVEPVTIISHSKFMADVYEEFKAAGIVYKDQDSPLSVENYVVTTENGLKLACSQLLWLTGASSFPLFQDSGLATEDGFLKVIPTLQALDEPTIFAVGDCAHFGEGLAKNGVHAVKQGPVLWYNLQAIILNQKLRAYEPKKNQLSILSLGNRRGLAIYGDRTLKGRFAWKLKNRIDQNFMKKYR, encoded by the coding sequence ATGAGAACACTTTTATTAGTTGGCGCCGGCCATGCGCATTTGCACATTATTCGCGCGTGGCTCAGAGAACCGATTCCTAATTGGCAACTAGTCGTCCTCTCCAGTTCTCCCTATCAATATTATTCGGGAATGTTCTCGGGATTTGCTGAGGGTATTTATGAAGAAGCCGAAACACGTATCTCACTAGTTCCTTTTTGCAGAATTGCAAAAGCCGTTTTTTATGAAGAAACTGTTGTAAAAATTGATGCGAAAGAAAAAGTTGTGTATGGAAAAACTGGCGAGAGCTATGCATACGAACTCGTGTCTTTCGATATTGGTTCACGCATAGCCATTCCTGATGGTTTTCAAACACATTCTCCAACAGTGAAGCCTGCTCATAAAATGATGGAGGCAGTTCAAACGTTTCGTGAAACACAACATCCTGTTGTAGTAGGCGGAGGTGCAGCAGCTAGTGAAATGGCCCTTTCTATTCAACAGTGGCGACTTGCTAACAAATTTGTAGAGCCTGTGACCATCATCAGTCACTCCAAATTCATGGCGGATGTTTATGAAGAATTTAAGGCGGCAGGAATTGTTTACAAAGACCAAGACTCGCCTCTGTCTGTTGAAAACTATGTAGTAACAACTGAGAACGGTCTTAAACTAGCTTGTAGTCAACTATTGTGGCTGACGGGAGCATCCAGTTTTCCGCTTTTCCAGGATAGCGGACTTGCTACGGAAGATGGTTTCTTGAAAGTGATACCTACTCTGCAAGCACTTGACGAGCCCACTATTTTTGCAGTTGGTGATTGTGCGCACTTTGGAGAGGGTCTTGCCAAGAATGGGGTTCATGCTGTGAAACAGGGACCGGTTCTTTGGTACAACCTGCAAGCGATTATTTTGAATCAAAAATTGCGTGCTTACGAGCCTAAGAAAAATCAACTTTCCATTCTTTCGCTTGGCAATAGACGTGGACTTGCAATTTACGGGGATCGAACTTTGAAAGGTCGATTTGCTTGGAAGCTTAAAAATCGTATTGATCAGAACTTTATGAAAAAGTATCGATAG
- a CDS encoding CDP-alcohol phosphatidyltransferase family protein, with protein sequence MLDTHARKYVDPFIDRTATSFLNTGLTANQVTHVAFAIGVTSGLWIYLEQPLLAIVALWLSGFLDAVDGAMARKSKSSAWGTLLDISYDRLVEISVIVGFAFLYPGSMWALLLLACSIIWAMTIFLTVGALTEKKGMKSFYYQAGLAERTEGFILFSLMILFPNYLTLLTLLFLAVEVFTALQRLNEAKKILKEAE encoded by the coding sequence ATGCTCGACACCCATGCACGTAAATATGTAGATCCTTTTATCGATCGAACAGCTACAAGCTTTTTAAATACCGGCCTTACTGCCAATCAAGTGACACATGTTGCTTTTGCGATTGGCGTAACGTCCGGTTTATGGATTTACTTAGAGCAACCCCTGCTCGCTATCGTGGCACTTTGGTTGTCTGGATTTCTAGATGCCGTAGATGGTGCCATGGCTCGCAAATCAAAGTCATCTGCTTGGGGCACATTATTAGACATCAGCTATGATCGCCTCGTGGAAATTAGTGTCATTGTTGGTTTTGCCTTTCTCTACCCAGGCTCCATGTGGGCACTTTTACTACTCGCCTGCTCAATCATCTGGGCGATGACCATCTTTCTGACAGTTGGCGCTTTGACGGAGAAAAAAGGAATGAAGTCGTTCTATTATCAAGCAGGTCTTGCAGAGCGAACGGAAGGATTTATCCTCTTTTCACTTATGATACTATTCCCCAACTACCTAACTCTACTCACACTTCTGTTTCTGGCTGTAGAAGTTTTCACAGCCCTTCAGAGATTAAATGAAGCGAAGAAAATTTTAAAGGAGGCAGAGTGA
- a CDS encoding FAD-dependent oxidoreductase — protein sequence MTKQTDLLILGAGAAGLTAAFTGAGFSKKVILVDQNKPGGECTWSGCIPSKALINRAKEIHHVRKYVPTYEPDTAQLLAEVRQVMEDVYQNESPEVLAKAGIEFVKGKATFKDAHTIEVNGEVIEAKKVIIATGSKPAIPPIDGLKEVAYLTNENLFQQQALPKSLIILGGGPIGSEMAQTIARLGTEVHLIEKAPRILGNDEQDHAALIEQRLEKEGVQIYTNTEAKSVKEQDGNIHLTVEKNGTTFEVTAEKILVALGRQATLTGFGLENTGVEYDKKKIKVDNHMETTVKGVYAIGDVVGPYQLSHMANAQGITAAQDAILPIRRKIDYKNVTWCTYTDPEIGQSGLTESQAREEHGDSIRIYTHSYDELDRAKTKPDYIGQLKLVLDKKGNVLGASAVGDRAGEIISQIQTIKMLDINMGKLSSVIHPYPTYSEILVKLGKKIYVDNLLNKPVIKQVTKWRDKESE from the coding sequence ATGACGAAACAAACAGATTTGCTCATACTCGGTGCTGGAGCAGCTGGACTAACAGCAGCCTTTACCGGAGCCGGCTTTTCGAAAAAAGTAATCCTAGTAGACCAAAATAAACCTGGTGGAGAATGTACATGGTCAGGCTGTATCCCCAGTAAAGCGCTAATTAACCGTGCGAAAGAAATTCATCATGTACGAAAATATGTACCAACCTATGAACCAGATACAGCACAACTACTAGCAGAAGTGCGACAAGTGATGGAAGATGTCTATCAAAATGAATCTCCAGAGGTCTTGGCAAAAGCGGGAATCGAGTTTGTGAAAGGAAAGGCAACTTTTAAAGATGCACACACTATTGAAGTGAATGGCGAAGTTATCGAAGCCAAAAAAGTGATCATTGCGACAGGATCAAAACCTGCTATTCCTCCGATTGACGGGCTAAAAGAAGTAGCTTACTTAACGAATGAAAATCTGTTCCAACAACAAGCTTTGCCGAAAAGCTTAATCATTTTAGGCGGAGGTCCCATTGGTTCCGAAATGGCGCAAACGATAGCTAGACTGGGAACGGAAGTACATCTTATTGAAAAAGCGCCTCGTATTTTAGGTAATGATGAACAAGATCATGCTGCGCTTATCGAACAGCGGTTAGAAAAAGAAGGCGTCCAAATCTACACGAATACGGAAGCTAAATCTGTGAAAGAACAAGATGGTAACATTCATCTCACCGTTGAAAAGAACGGCACGACATTTGAAGTGACAGCAGAAAAAATTCTTGTGGCGCTAGGTCGTCAAGCGACGCTGACAGGATTCGGTCTTGAAAACACAGGCGTTGAATACGATAAAAAGAAAATTAAAGTTGATAATCATATGGAGACGACTGTTAAAGGAGTTTATGCAATCGGCGATGTAGTGGGGCCTTATCAGTTATCTCACATGGCCAATGCGCAAGGAATCACAGCCGCTCAAGATGCGATTCTGCCGATTCGTCGTAAAATAGACTATAAGAACGTCACATGGTGTACGTATACAGATCCAGAGATTGGCCAATCTGGTCTAACAGAATCACAAGCACGAGAAGAGCACGGTGATTCTATACGTATCTACACGCATTCATATGATGAACTAGACCGTGCAAAGACAAAGCCAGATTATATCGGTCAGCTCAAACTTGTACTCGATAAAAAAGGCAATGTATTAGGAGCTAGTGCAGTAGGTGACCGTGCTGGAGAAATCATCAGCCAAATCCAAACGATCAAGATGTTGGACATCAATATGGGCAAGCTGTCTAGTGTCATTCATCCGTACCCAACGTATAGTGAGATCTTAGTGAAGCTTGGGAAAAAGATTTACGTCGACAATTTATTAAACAAACCCGTGATTAAACAGGTAACTAAATGGCGTGACAAGGAGAGTGAATAA
- a CDS encoding DUF1499 domain-containing protein, giving the protein MKWQVGVTLAGILVTGGMMKMWSQPRDLGAENGNLRELPMTPNAVSSQSDKEAAYIEPLPFIGSEGESVARLLKVLESTESIEVITHEPRYIHAVATTKLMKFKDDLEFAIREGEEVIHVRSGARIGISDNGVNRKRYETIRSAYMEASK; this is encoded by the coding sequence ATGAAATGGCAAGTCGGTGTAACGTTAGCAGGAATTTTAGTAACAGGAGGCATGATGAAAATGTGGTCACAACCTCGTGATTTAGGGGCAGAAAACGGCAATCTTCGGGAACTGCCGATGACCCCCAATGCGGTCTCTTCACAATCAGACAAAGAAGCTGCCTATATTGAACCGCTTCCGTTCATTGGGTCGGAAGGAGAATCGGTTGCGCGCTTACTAAAAGTGCTTGAGTCTACTGAGTCCATTGAGGTAATTACGCATGAACCTCGGTACATCCATGCAGTCGCCACCACCAAGTTAATGAAATTTAAAGATGATCTTGAATTTGCAATCCGTGAAGGCGAAGAAGTGATTCATGTGCGCTCAGGGGCACGTATTGGGATTTCTGATAATGGTGTTAACCGCAAGCGATATGAAACTATTCGTTCTGCTTACATGGAAGCCTCAAAATGA
- a CDS encoding TVP38/TMEM64 family protein — MTRNKKIAIALLLLFIAVAFFVNSIPALSAQGIESWIDSLGPWAPVVYILVYTIRPLVFFPASILTLTGGVLFGAWFGTLYTLIGATLSALVGYAMAERLSKIWNKSAPTERLKKTQLQMEKNGFVYVLWFRLVPFLNFDVVSYVAGLARVKWIPYTLATVIGMFPGTVAYNFLGGSLLEGDWRVIAAAVLVVVLFTVISLAIRKKMLSKERDGGMG, encoded by the coding sequence ATGACACGCAATAAAAAGATAGCGATTGCTTTGCTGCTTTTGTTTATTGCAGTAGCTTTTTTCGTCAATTCGATACCCGCACTGTCTGCACAAGGCATCGAGAGCTGGATTGACTCATTAGGACCGTGGGCACCTGTAGTTTATATCCTGGTTTATACCATACGACCTCTTGTGTTCTTTCCCGCTTCGATTTTGACGCTAACAGGCGGTGTTTTGTTTGGTGCTTGGTTTGGTACCCTTTATACATTAATCGGTGCTACATTAAGCGCTTTAGTTGGCTATGCAATGGCTGAACGCTTGAGTAAAATCTGGAACAAGTCAGCCCCTACAGAACGTCTTAAAAAAACTCAGCTTCAAATGGAGAAGAATGGCTTTGTCTATGTTCTGTGGTTTCGGCTCGTTCCTTTTTTGAATTTTGATGTGGTCAGTTATGTGGCTGGCTTAGCACGTGTCAAATGGATTCCCTATACGCTAGCCACAGTCATCGGTATGTTCCCAGGGACCGTGGCTTACAACTTTTTGGGAGGAAGCTTACTAGAAGGCGACTGGAGAGTGATTGCTGCAGCGGTGCTTGTAGTCGTTTTATTCACAGTAATTAGCCTTGCTATTCGTAAAAAAATGCTTTCAAAAGAACGCGACGGAGGAATGGGATGA
- a CDS encoding ABC transporter substrate-binding protein — MKRRILASTSLVILALAGCADQETREQVDFSQDWSEIQAQAEDTTVNLYMWGGSESINSYFDEWVTPRVEEQYAITVNRVPVNDTQEILTQLLDEKTAGKTTGSIDVMWINGENFKNAKENELLGQAFADKLPNVQAFVDQQAPQIAQDFGIPVDNLQAPWGTAQFVMTYNEADVEAYPMTIEELGQWVQQNPGQFTYPALPDFTGSAFVRQVLEEVVGSEAFMSEEPLDQGAVDELMQPVWDYLNDLEPHLWRQGETYPESLARLDQLYANGEVVMTMAYDPIKAAAEVQNARFPETTRTFVFDRGTLSNTHYLAIPFNAPNVEGAAVVINELLSLEAQAAKLDPANWGDLPVIDFSRLSEQQQNLFTAIDLGDSSLSIEELESKRLAEIPSIYVEWIEEGWVENVAQN; from the coding sequence ATGAAAAGACGAATTTTAGCGTCAACAAGTTTAGTAATTCTGGCATTGGCTGGTTGTGCAGATCAGGAAACTAGAGAACAAGTTGACTTTTCACAAGACTGGTCAGAGATACAGGCACAAGCAGAAGACACTACTGTAAATCTGTATATGTGGGGTGGGAGTGAATCCATCAATAGCTACTTTGATGAATGGGTGACACCGCGAGTGGAAGAGCAGTATGCGATAACTGTAAATCGGGTGCCAGTGAATGATACTCAAGAAATTTTGACTCAATTACTAGATGAAAAGACTGCAGGGAAAACGACTGGCAGCATCGATGTGATGTGGATAAACGGAGAAAACTTCAAGAATGCGAAGGAAAATGAATTGTTAGGGCAAGCCTTTGCAGACAAGTTGCCAAATGTGCAAGCGTTTGTCGATCAACAGGCACCTCAAATCGCACAAGATTTTGGTATCCCAGTCGATAATCTTCAAGCACCTTGGGGTACAGCGCAATTTGTCATGACTTATAACGAAGCGGACGTTGAAGCCTATCCAATGACGATAGAGGAACTTGGTCAATGGGTGCAACAAAACCCAGGACAATTTACATACCCGGCATTGCCTGACTTTACGGGAAGTGCGTTTGTCCGACAAGTTCTTGAAGAAGTGGTTGGAAGCGAGGCATTCATGAGTGAAGAACCTCTTGACCAAGGGGCTGTGGATGAGCTGATGCAGCCTGTGTGGGACTATTTAAATGACTTAGAGCCCCATCTATGGCGTCAAGGAGAAACTTATCCAGAGAGTTTAGCGCGACTCGATCAACTGTATGCAAATGGCGAAGTGGTGATGACTATGGCGTATGATCCAATCAAAGCAGCAGCTGAGGTTCAGAACGCTCGTTTCCCTGAAACCACCCGTACATTTGTTTTTGATAGGGGCACATTATCAAACACGCACTATTTAGCGATTCCATTCAATGCACCCAATGTGGAAGGGGCTGCAGTAGTCATTAATGAATTGCTGTCACTGGAAGCACAAGCTGCTAAATTAGATCCGGCCAATTGGGGAGATTTACCTGTCATTGATTTCTCTCGCTTGTCCGAACAACAACAGAATTTATTTACTGCGATTGATTTAGGAGACTCCTCCTTATCGATTGAAGAACTAGAATCGAAACGGTTAGCTGAGATTCCATCTATTTACGTGGAATGGATAGAGGAAGGCTGGGTGGAGAATGTGGCACAGAATTAA
- a CDS encoding ABC transporter permease subunit has translation MWHRIKRYSLVLPALLLTLLLFFGGLVDGLLKSFGYFPAVGATSFTLVAYQDVITSNTFLDSLSLTVRVALLSTVSATLLGVTVALALYSVQRRVKNSWLLRMIQLPLTIPHLAAGYFFILLLSQSGLLSRMGFALGWLETPAQFPVLVNDSFGLGMILTYSWKEAPFIALLVYPVLARIGDSWYEAAKIYGASTFQYIRFVLMPAIRPAILTASLIVFIYTLSSFEVPYLLGVTYPATLPVYAYQLYTSGSFSDRSEALVIMWLLTALALLVGIIAHRFYRKAYARGWE, from the coding sequence ATGTGGCACAGAATTAAACGTTATAGCCTAGTACTACCAGCGTTGCTTCTCACACTTTTATTATTTTTTGGAGGGTTGGTCGATGGCTTGTTAAAAAGCTTTGGCTATTTTCCAGCAGTTGGCGCCACTTCATTTACACTCGTTGCGTACCAAGATGTGATCACAAGTAATACGTTTTTGGACTCCCTCTCCTTAACTGTGCGAGTAGCACTCTTATCAACTGTTAGTGCCACTTTACTGGGAGTTACTGTGGCACTAGCGCTTTATTCTGTTCAGAGACGTGTGAAGAACTCGTGGTTACTTCGTATGATTCAATTGCCATTGACGATACCGCACCTTGCGGCAGGTTATTTCTTCATTTTATTATTGTCTCAAAGTGGGCTTCTATCAAGAATGGGATTTGCTTTAGGATGGCTGGAAACACCTGCTCAATTTCCCGTTTTGGTAAATGATTCCTTTGGGCTTGGGATGATTTTGACTTACAGTTGGAAGGAAGCGCCTTTTATTGCGCTACTCGTGTATCCTGTGCTCGCTCGTATAGGAGATAGTTGGTACGAGGCTGCAAAAATTTACGGTGCTTCTACTTTTCAGTACATACGCTTTGTTCTTATGCCAGCCATACGTCCAGCGATTTTAACAGCTAGTTTAATTGTGTTCATTTATACATTGTCCTCGTTTGAAGTGCCTTACCTTCTCGGTGTGACCTATCCTGCTACTCTACCTGTCTATGCCTATCAACTGTATACAAGTGGGAGTTTTTCGGATCGCTCAGAAGCTTTAGTGATCATGTGGTTGTTAACAGCTCTTGCCTTGCTCGTGGGCATTATAGCTCATCGTTTCTACCGTAAAGCTTACGCAAGGGGGTGGGAATGA
- a CDS encoding ABC transporter permease subunit, whose protein sequence is MRKSRIVLLILALVFLLPFLPALLASFGGVWRFPTLIPEGVSFRAWEAVFSPNSKTISAILLSLWIAFWVTLINIVVGVPAAYALTRRSLRFQSLIEAVLLAPIFVPALAAVMGIHLTFLRLGLTETVLGVILVHLAPSMPYVIRAAMISFQTLNKDAEDAARILGARRWQRFIHVMLPHLVPGLTAGLVLSMLISLSQYSVTLLIGAGQVITLPILLFPFLNGGDPAIGAAYTLVFSAVALALFLVLDGGLRSYYSAKGGRKFS, encoded by the coding sequence ATGAGAAAATCGAGAATAGTTCTGCTTATACTAGCTCTTGTGTTTCTACTACCTTTTCTACCTGCGCTACTTGCAAGCTTTGGCGGAGTGTGGCGGTTCCCGACCCTCATCCCTGAAGGCGTTAGTTTTCGTGCGTGGGAAGCGGTATTTTCACCAAACTCTAAAACCATTTCTGCTATTCTGCTAAGTTTGTGGATTGCTTTTTGGGTAACGCTTATCAATATCGTGGTTGGAGTGCCTGCAGCTTATGCCCTCACTCGAAGATCTTTGCGCTTTCAAAGTTTGATAGAGGCTGTCTTGCTTGCACCGATTTTTGTCCCAGCTTTAGCAGCTGTGATGGGAATTCACCTCACGTTTTTAAGACTAGGACTTACGGAAACGGTGCTAGGAGTCATTTTGGTCCACTTAGCTCCTTCCATGCCGTATGTCATTAGGGCTGCCATGATTAGCTTTCAGACATTGAATAAGGATGCGGAAGATGCTGCGCGGATTTTAGGGGCAAGAAGGTGGCAACGCTTTATCCATGTGATGCTCCCTCATCTTGTGCCTGGCCTTACCGCCGGATTGGTGCTCAGCATGTTGATTTCGTTAAGTCAGTACAGCGTGACGTTATTGATTGGTGCGGGCCAAGTCATTACACTTCCCATATTGTTGTTCCCATTCCTAAATGGTGGCGACCCAGCCATAGGGGCGGCCTATACGCTAGTCTTTTCAGCAGTCGCACTTGCACTTTTTTTAGTGCTTGATGGGGGACTACGTAGCTATTACTCAGCTAAGGGAGGTAGAAAATTTTCATGA
- a CDS encoding ABC transporter ATP-binding protein, with translation MSYLRLEQLEKSYKDGFSLSPVSLEIQQGEFFTLLGPSGCGKTTLLKLIAGLIEPVDGKLFLEQDNLTSIPSEQRNFAMMFQQPHLFPHMTIEENVAFGLRMRKFPKKERAARAAIVLEQVGLVGFENRYPADLSGGQQQRVSLARALVVEPTILLLDEPFSALDPLLKVEMQNLVKAIQRQYNLTTICVTHDQEEAFYLSDRLAIMKEGTILQLGHPQTLYEVPSSLEVAKFLGHKNFVSVEVSEEKIVTPFGLVKNHRKFAAGRYHWVVPAEAITVTGTCEAVVKQVYHHKGQSEAVVIAEEQELVVRTLSPQATQLKVGSRVTIGLPAVNHLLSN, from the coding sequence ATGAGTTATTTGCGGCTTGAACAACTTGAAAAATCGTATAAAGACGGCTTCTCACTGTCACCAGTGTCACTGGAGATTCAACAAGGAGAATTTTTTACATTACTCGGGCCTTCTGGGTGCGGAAAAACGACTCTTCTTAAACTTATAGCAGGTCTAATTGAACCAGTCGATGGAAAGCTTTTTCTTGAACAGGACAATTTGACATCAATACCTTCCGAGCAAAGAAATTTTGCGATGATGTTTCAACAACCGCACTTATTTCCTCATATGACGATAGAAGAAAATGTTGCTTTTGGTTTGCGAATGCGAAAATTTCCAAAGAAAGAACGAGCGGCTCGAGCAGCAATTGTTTTGGAACAGGTTGGGTTGGTGGGGTTTGAAAATCGTTATCCCGCCGATTTATCAGGGGGGCAACAACAGAGAGTATCCCTCGCACGCGCATTGGTTGTAGAGCCGACGATCCTGTTATTAGATGAACCATTTAGTGCTCTTGATCCACTATTGAAGGTAGAAATGCAGAACTTAGTGAAAGCAATTCAACGGCAATACAATCTTACGACTATTTGTGTAACGCACGATCAAGAAGAGGCGTTTTACTTGTCTGATCGGTTAGCCATTATGAAAGAAGGGACGATCTTACAATTAGGACATCCTCAAACATTGTATGAAGTGCCAAGTAGTTTGGAAGTAGCTAAGTTTTTAGGTCACAAAAACTTTGTTTCTGTAGAAGTGAGTGAGGAGAAAATTGTAACACCATTTGGTCTCGTAAAAAACCATCGTAAGTTCGCAGCGGGTCGTTATCACTGGGTTGTTCCGGCAGAAGCGATTACAGTGACGGGTACGTGTGAAGCGGTTGTGAAGCAGGTCTATCATCATAAAGGACAATCGGAAGCGGTAGTCATCGCTGAGGAACAAGAGTTAGTCGTTCGAACGTTGTCACCTCAAGCAACGCAGTTAAAAGTGGGCAGCAGAGTCACGATTGGGCTTCCTGCTGTGAATCATTTACTCAGCAACTAA
- a CDS encoding DUF3055 domain-containing protein: MERFYLYDDVEDTKTRFVSFTGETQRYDLAILQSTRFFGKVLVMDIQFNRMAIIGADDVEEEGYLEHAFNRNTVEAEELREYLRELLN; encoded by the coding sequence ATGGAACGTTTTTATTTATATGACGATGTCGAAGATACAAAAACTCGCTTTGTGAGCTTTACAGGAGAAACGCAGCGCTATGACTTAGCGATTCTGCAAAGTACGCGCTTTTTCGGGAAAGTTTTGGTGATGGATATCCAATTCAACCGAATGGCGATAATCGGTGCCGATGATGTAGAAGAAGAAGGTTATCTGGAACACGCCTTCAACCGAAATACGGTAGAGGCGGAAGAACTTCGAGAGTATTTACGCGAATTACTAAACTAA
- a CDS encoding DUF86 domain-containing protein codes for MYFVDRKRIEKIAAHLEELTTVYTNKSQWTSYPESHFILERVAGSTIEAILDIGNSMIDGFIMRDPGSYEDIIDILVDEKVVTADMEEGLKAIVGLRKAVVRDYFAVDAVQVDSVLTEHLSVLVEFPKQVRKYLINELGPVSAFLPEDSNVQL; via the coding sequence ATGTATTTTGTCGACCGTAAACGTATTGAAAAAATTGCAGCTCATTTAGAAGAGTTAACAACGGTATATACAAACAAATCTCAATGGACGAGTTATCCAGAAAGTCATTTTATCTTGGAGCGAGTGGCGGGTTCAACTATTGAAGCTATTTTAGATATTGGCAACAGTATGATCGATGGTTTCATCATGCGGGATCCAGGAAGCTATGAAGACATCATTGATATATTAGTGGATGAGAAAGTGGTTACTGCCGATATGGAAGAGGGGTTAAAAGCCATTGTAGGATTACGAAAAGCAGTAGTTCGTGATTACTTTGCAGTAGACGCTGTGCAGGTTGATAGTGTCCTCACGGAGCATTTGTCCGTATTGGTTGAATTCCCTAAACAAGTACGTAAGTATTTAATCAATGAACTTGGTCCTGTCTCAGCATTTTTGCCGGAGGATTCCAATGTTCAATTATAA
- a CDS encoding TIGR01457 family HAD-type hydrolase — MFNYKIVCLDLDGTVYKGVEPIPEAVAFIHELQRRGIEPFYITNNASMSRLEIKNKLQGFGIQTEETYIYTSGMAAAHYVKRDFPNAKVYVIGTQSLRNELTEAGLTLTEQGSDAVVMGIDKGITYDKLAQACLEVRSGAKLIATNPDHAFPSHQGLLPGNGAFVRLVEYSTETQAIFCGKPSSIMLELIQSATGVTKEDMVLIGDNSKTDLLAGINYEIATIHVNSGVDRPETIRQQAIPVTHFVEKLTDLL, encoded by the coding sequence ATGTTCAATTATAAGATAGTCTGTCTAGATTTAGACGGGACAGTTTATAAAGGTGTAGAGCCAATACCTGAAGCAGTTGCCTTTATACATGAATTGCAACGCCGTGGCATCGAACCTTTTTATATCACGAACAACGCATCCATGTCCCGCTTAGAAATCAAAAATAAGTTACAAGGCTTTGGCATTCAAACGGAAGAGACCTACATTTACACCTCTGGAATGGCAGCGGCGCATTATGTGAAACGCGATTTTCCAAATGCCAAGGTTTATGTCATTGGAACCCAATCACTCCGAAATGAACTGACCGAAGCAGGTCTTACGTTAACCGAACAAGGGTCAGATGCCGTCGTTATGGGAATTGATAAAGGGATTACGTATGATAAGCTCGCTCAAGCATGTTTAGAGGTGCGCTCAGGAGCTAAACTCATTGCCACCAATCCAGATCATGCGTTTCCTTCTCATCAAGGCCTGCTTCCTGGAAACGGGGCGTTCGTCCGACTTGTCGAGTATTCAACTGAAACTCAAGCTATTTTTTGTGGCAAGCCGTCATCCATCATGCTGGAGCTGATTCAATCGGCAACGGGTGTTACTAAAGAAGACATGGTGCTTATCGGGGACAATAGTAAAACAGACCTTCTAGCAGGAATCAATTATGAAATTGCGACGATTCATGTCAATTCAGGAGTAGACCGTCCTGAAACGATTCGTCAGCAAGCAATACCTGTGACCCACTTTGTTGAAAAATTAACTGACTTACTTTAA
- a CDS encoding YuzB family protein gives MNPMVEFCISNIVNGAQEAFEQLEKDPNLDVLEYGCTSNCTICADTLFAVVNGDIVRGETPQELVDNIYTFIEENPLF, from the coding sequence ATGAATCCCATGGTGGAATTTTGTATAAGTAACATTGTCAATGGCGCACAGGAAGCTTTTGAACAACTTGAAAAAGATCCGAATCTTGATGTTTTGGAATATGGATGTACAAGCAATTGTACAATCTGTGCTGACACCCTTTTTGCAGTAGTCAATGGGGATATCGTCCGCGGAGAGACACCTCAAGAACTTGTCGATAATATTTATACGTTTATAGAAGAAAATCCTCTATTCTAA